One uncultured Desulfuromusa sp. genomic window, AGAATCATAATGGGGAGAGATATGAGCACCGGCATAACCTGCAGCAGCATCAAGACGGACGCCAAAACCAGCCGCAGTCCGATACGCTTTAATTGTTCCGAAATCCGGCGCAAAATTATTGTTCGGATCTTCTGTTGTGATTCGCGACTGAATGGCAAAACCGCGTAATTCAATATCTTTTTGACTCTTAATCCCAATCTCAGGATCAGCCAGTTTGTAGCCTTCTGCAACCCGGATTTGTGCCTGCACCAAGTTTCGCATGGTCACGAGTTCGGTGACCGTATGCTCGACCTGAATGCGTGGATTAACTTCAATAAAATAGAAGTTTTTGTCTTTATCCAGGAGAAATTCAACCGTCCCGGCATTAACATAATCAACCGTTTTTGCAATTTTCAAAGCGTAGCCACAAATTTCTTCACGCATTTTTTTATTCAGATCAAGGGATGGGGCAATCTCAATCACTTTTTGGTGGCGCCGCTGAATAGAGCAATCCCGCTCATAAAAATGGACCAGATTGCCATGTTTATCGCCCAGAATCTGAACCTCTATATGCTTCGGACTTTCAATATACTTTTCCAGAAAAATTGTTGCATCACCGAAGGCTGCCTGAGCCTCAGAAGCCGCGCTTTTCAACCCCTCAAGCAGCTCCTTTTGATTTTGCGCAACCCGCATTCCACGACCGCCGCCACCGGAACTGGCTTTGACAATAATCGGATACCCTGAAAATTTGGCAAAAATAAGCGCCTCTTCCTCAGTCGTCACGGGATTTTCAGTACCTGGAACAACCGGAACCCCAGCTTCAATCGCAACCTGCCGTCCTGATACCTTGTTGCCGAGTCGTTGCTGAATCTCAGGAGGTGGCCCAATAAAAGCAATGCCGGCCCGTTCACACGCCAGGGAAAACTCCGGATTTTCCGATAAAAAACCGTATCCGGGATGGATCGCATCAACATCCTTTTTACGCGCCAGGTCAATGATTTCATCGATACCTAAATAAGCATCTATCGGCCCTTTTCCCTGTCCAATCAGATAAGCCTCATCTGCCTTGTAACGGTGCAATGAAAGACGGTCTTCATTTGAATAAATGGCGACCGTTGATATACCTAACTCTGTGCAAGCACGAAAAATCCGGATCGCAATCTCACCACGGTTCGCTGCCATAATTTTCTTAAATTTTGTTATAGCCATAATCTGTACCTCAATACATGGAAAGAGAAATATCAAATATGTAATTTTTTGAGATCGCTAAATTTTTTTATTTAAAATGAAATTATTCTTTAAAATCAATAATTTATAAGCTATTAAAAACGAATAAAAACAATATTTATGATTTTTTGTCAAGTTAGAATACTGTTCTATTTTTATCACAAAGGGTAATAATTATTGCTGGAAGGAATTATGTAATCAGGGAATTGAGAGAAAACAGCAATTTACATTAAATTTACTAATTACCACATAAGGGCTTTTGTAAATAAAAAATCTTGCTAAATGATCAGGAATAAATACTCAGATGGGAAATACTTGGGGCATCAGCACCGGCAGATGACTGTGAGGGACTTTCGGAGACGGAATCAGCAGCAACAAATTTGTTATCATCACCCTCGGCGTTTTCTTTATCTAATCCCCCGCTTGTCGACAATTCCATGTCGTCAGACCTCTGTCGGGCGATCTCGCTTCGAGCTTCAGCTGCCATGGATAGCGCTTTTTGTGCAACTTTCATATCTTGCCCACTCGGTTCAGCTGGGGCCAATGCTGCAGAACGAACTTGTTGGGCTTTTTGCAAGGTTGCCATCGGGTCACCGGGTATGGGCGAAAGATCAATACTGACAGAGCCTCCCGTAGCGTAGATACGGCCATCCGGGCCACGTTCAAATGAATAGGTTGGAGAACCTGCATAGGCGCCACCGGCGGCAGCATGTGCTGCTTCGTGCGCACGAACTTCCCGGTCACGCATCTGCAAAGTGCGAACTTCTTCCGCTTCCCGACTTAATTCAACAACGTCTCTTTTATCAGTTTCCGAGACGGGTTTGCCATTTAAGTGAAGATCTTGAGCCTGGTCACTTGTTGCAGCTTCAGATTTATTTCTTTTTGTGGTTTCTGCAGAGGAATCAATGTCTCCGGGAGAAACAGGAGATGTTCTTTGGTAACTATCAGCATATTGATGAACTGGACTCAACATGAACCTGCACCCCTTTTTTATTGATTATCTTACTCATAACACGCCGAACAATTAAATTCAACTAACCACATGAGCTGAGCCGATAACCTGGGCAACTTAGAGTCAGGCGGATAACTCATTTTCATTATAGGTGTTATTAATTTCATCTTTATGCTATTTTCCGTCAATCAAATGACGGCTACGGGAGGGACATATCATGGAACATAAAGCCAATATCCTTTTGGTTGATGATGAAGTGGACAGTTGTCAAGCCTTGTCACGCCTGCTCTCTCAAACGGGGTACAATGTTGAAATTTGTCCTTCTGGAGAGCAAGCCTTGGAACTGCTAAAAAAACAACCATTTGACCTGATTATAAGTGATCTCTTTCTTCCTGGTATCAGTGGTATTGATATCATCAAACAAACCAAAGATGATTCCCCTGAGATCGGCATTATCCTCATTACCGGAAAAGCTTCTGCCGAAACCGCTGTTGAGGCCATGAAGGAAGGGGCTTTGGATTATATTACCAAACCATTTAATTTTGAGCGTTTAAAAATTCAGGTTACGAAGGCTCTGGAAAAAAACAGACTGGTCCTCGAGAATAAGTACTTACGGCAACAGCTTCACGGGCGTTACCACTTTGATAACATCATCGGAACCAGCCAGGCGATGCAACAGGTATTCAGCCGCATGGGAAAAGTGGCAGGAACCGATTCAACCATCTTGATACTCGGTGCTTCCGGGACGGGAAAAGAACTGGTTGCCCGCGCCATCCACTATAACAGCCCGCGTAAAAACAAACCCTTTCTTGCCATCAACTGCGGTGCAATCCCTGCAGAATTGCTCGAATCTGAACTTTTTGGTCATGTGAAAGGATCATTTACAAATGCCTTCACCGACAAACCGGGGAAATTTGAAGTGGCCAACGGTGGGACAATTTTTCTCGATGAAATCGGCAACATGCCGCAACAACTTCAGGTTAAACTCTTAAGGGTCTTACAGGAACATGAATTTGAAGCAGTTGGATCAACCCGGAAAACCCACCTGAATATTCGCCTCATTTCTGCCACTAACATCGATCTGGAAGAACATGTCAAAGCAGGTCAGTTTCGGGAAGATCTCTACTATCGGTTAAATGTCATTCCTATCCACCTGCCACCGCTGAAAGAACGCCGTGGCGACATTCCTCAGTTAGCCCGTTTTTTTGCCGATAAAATTTGTAAAGAGATGAATCTCCCTCAGATCAGAATTGAGACTGAAGCTATTCAAGCGTTGGAAACTTATGATTGGCCCGGAAATGTCCGCGAAATGGAAAATATTATTGAGCGAACGATTGCTTTGACAGAGAGCCTGGTGATTCGTTGCGAAGACTTACCCTCCAACATCTGTAAAACATTGCCCAGTACAGCAATTGGCCCCCCTCAGATCACCAGCAGAGGAGTCGATATGAATCAGGTCATCGCTGATATTGAAAGAGAAATGATTCAGCAGGCAATGGTTCTGGGGAAAGGAGTCAAAGCACGTGCGGCTCATCTGTTAAAGATAAACCGCACTACTTTAGTTGAAAAGATAAAACGACTTGGAATTGAAAACTGAGCAGACGGGATGATCCTGCCTATTCCTTTGAGCTGCTATCTCATTTTTTTCTCCATTTTTTTCCGTTCGTTAGCATCCAGATAGCGTTTACGCAAACGTATTGACTTTGGTGTCACTTCCACCAGCTCATCATCCGCAATATACTCAAGAGCCTGTTCCAGAGACATAATCCGAGGAGGGGTTATCCGTACAGCTTCGTCACTTCCAGAAGCACGAACATTCGTAAGCTTCTTGCCACGGCAGGAGTTGACAACCAGATCATTCTCCTTGGCATGCTGACCAACGATCATCCCTTCGTAGACTTTAACGTTAGGACCAACGAACAAAATCCCACGGTCCTGCAAATTAAACAATGAATAAGCCACTGTTTCACCGGCTTCCATAGCAATCAACACTCCGTTCTTGCGCCCTTCAATAAGGCCTTTGTAGGGAGAATAGTCATGGAAACTGTGATTCATCACCCCGGTTCCGCGCGTATCGGTCATGAATTCGGTTCTAAACCCGATGAGACCTCGAGCCGGTATCAGGAACTCAATCCGGTTGGTTCCTTCCATCGCTTGCATAGAAGTCATTTCCGCCTTCCGCTTGCCAAGCTTCTCAATCACTGTCCCTTGATATTCCTCAGGGACATCAATGGAAAGATACTCAATCGGCTCACAGCGTTCACCATCAATTTCACGAAAAATAACTTCCGGTTTTGACACAGAAAGCTCAAACCCTTCACGACGCATGTTTTCAATAAGGATTGAAAGATGTAACTCACCACGTCCGGAAACCTTAAAAGTATCCGTATTATCCGTATCTTCAACACGCAAAGAAACATTGGTGCGCAACTCTTTCATTAACCGTTCACGAATATTCCGTGACGTGACCCATTTCCCCTCCTGTCCGGCAAAAGGAGAGTTATTGACAATAAAATTCATCGACAGGGTCGGTTCATCAATCGCAACATAAGGAAGAGCAACCGGATTTTCGGCATCGGCCAGAGTTTCGCTGATCCCCAGGTCGTCAAATCCGGCAATCGTGACGATATCGCCGGCAGACGCTTCTTCCAGCTCGATCTGCTGTAAACCCTGATAGCCAAGCAGCTTGGAAATCCGTCCGGTTTTCACTTTCCCGGCATGATCAATTCTGGCAACAGTCTCACCGGCTTTGACGGTTCCGTTCACAATTTTTCCGGTCGCAGTACGTCCAATAAATTTATTATAATCAATATTGGTGACCAGAAGCTGAAAAGGAGCCGAAGGGTCTCCGGACGGTGGGTCAACACGTTCACTAATCATCTCAAAGAGTGGTTCCAGATTGTCTGATTCATCTTCCAGATGCCGCTTGGCAATCCCGAACTTGGCGCTGGCATAGACAATTGGAAAATCAAGCTGATCTTCATTGGCATTCAATTCACAGAAAAGATCAAAAACCATATCGACGACAGTTTCAGGACGTGCTCCCGGACGATCAATTTTATTAATAACAACGATTGGCTTAATCCCGAGATCGAGGGATTTCTTCAGTACAAACCGGGTCTGTGGCATCGGCCCGTCAAAGGCATCGACCAAAAGCAATACGGAATCGACCATTTTCAGAATCCGTTCAACTTCTCCACCAAAGTCGGCATGCCCCGGAGTATCGACAATGTTGATCTTCAGCCCGCCATGTTGGACCGACAAATTCTTAGAGAGGATGGTAATACCCCGTTCCTTCTCCAGATCGTTACTGTCCATGACCCGTTCGGTAATTTCCTGATGCTCACGGTAGACACCGGATTGAACCAGCATGGCATCAACCAGAGTGGTTTTTCCGTGGTCAACGTGAGCTATAATTGCAATATTTCTTATCTTTTCAGACATGAGTTAAACCCCTTATAAATAATGCTTTTTGCAAAAGAGCGGGATTATGGCAGAAAGCAATGAGAATGCCAAGGAAATAAAACAGGAAACGCTGAAATCAGACGGAAAGTCAGATATTATCACACCTTGACAGTTCACATGGTTTTTCATATCGTCTGCAAACCGTTCACCCTTATGGAATCGAGGAAAAATGCCACGACACAACATTATCCTGACCGGCTTTATGGGAACCGGAAAAACAACTCTGGGGCGTTTACTCGCCAAGCGTATCGATTATGATTTTGTTGATACGGATACTCTCATTGAAGAGCAAACGGGTCTCAGCATTGCCAAACTTTTTGAGACACGAGGAGAAACGGCATTCCGCAAACTGGAGGCAGATCTGGTTGAAGACCTGGCCCTAAAAGAGGGACAGGTTCTTGCTACGGGCGGAGGGCTGGTTCTGAATCCACATAATGTTAAGGTATTGGCTGCAACAGGACATATTATCTGCCTGACAGCAGCTCCGGAAGACATTCTCGCCAGAGTTTCACAACAACAAAATCTTCGGCCCCTGTTGTCAGAAAAAGATCCACAAACAAAAATCAATGAGTTATTACGCCAACGGGATACTGTATACAAGCAGTTTCCACAGCTATCAACATCGGCTCAAACGCTGGAGCAATTAATCGATAAACTTCTGAAACTTATTGATGCATTGCCGTCGCCGGGAGCGGTATCACTTTAGCGGTGGGTTTATTCTCTGCCGGGCAATACTCCGGCACCAGCTGGCGCAGTTTCTCTTTGACAGCGGGGAGGTCCAGAGCCTTGGCAGACTCCAGCAAAGACTCAATCATTGCTGACAACTCTGCATATGCCACCGTTGTTGATTGAGCTATACAGATTTTATTATGCGGCGTAGGCAGGACACCCTCTTCATCCAAGAGCAGTTCTTCGTATAATTTTTCGCCAGGTCGTAATCCCGTATAAACAATTTCAATATCTTCATGAGGTTTCAATCCCGACAACCTGATGAGCTCCTCGGCTAAAAACTGAATCTTGACGGCTTCACCCATATCAAACAAGAATATCTCACCACCACTCCCCATACTGCCGGCCTGTAAGACGAGTTGCGTTGCTTCAGGTATCGTCATAAAAAAACGGGTCACATCAGGATGGGTCACCGTCACTGGTCCGCCATTGGCAATCTGTTGCTTAAAAGTAGGAATGACACTGCCATTACTCCCCAGAACATTACCGAAGCGGGTGGTTACAAAACTGGTCTTGCTTCTTTTATTAAGGGCCTGCACATACATTTCAGCCACGCGTTTTGTTGTTCCCATAATATTTGTCGGTCGAACAGCTTTATCCGTGGAAACCATGACAAACTTTTCAACACCGATATTGTCTGCAGCATCAGCCAGTAAACGTGTGCCGCTAATATTATTATTCACAGCTTCAGCAGGGTTATTTTCCATCATTGGTACATGCTTGTAGGCCGCCGCATGAAACACAACCTGTGGCAACTGTTCACCAAAGATAACCTTGACCCGCGAGTGGTTACGGACATCACCGATCACGGGAACAATTTTCAAATCGGGATATTTTTTAATCAGTTCCTGTTCAATCAAAAACAGTGGAGTTTCAGCATTTTCAAAAAGGACTAACTTCTGCGGATTAAATCGGGCGACCTGACGACAGATCTCGCTACCAATACTGCCCCCGGCACCGGAAACCAAAACTCTTTTCCCCTGAAGATAATGGTTAATCTGCGCTTCATCCAAAAAGATAGCTTCACGTCCGAGAAGGTCTTTCAGATCAACATCACGAACCTGTTGAATGGAAACCCGTCCATCAATCAGTTCCCCCACTCCAGGCAATATTTTAAACTTGACTTTAGATTCGCGGCAACGTTCGACAATAGATTTGATAACCTTCCCTGAAGCAGAAGGAATAGCAATAATAACTTCATCGACACCACGTTCTTTGACTATTTTATTGAGATCAGCCTGTGAGCCCAGAACAGTCAACCCCTGGAAAGCCCCCTTCTTCTTCACCGGATCATCATCAATAAAACCAAGGATACTCAGATCCAAT contains:
- a CDS encoding putative metalloprotease CJM1_0395 family protein; amino-acid sequence: MLSPVHQYADSYQRTSPVSPGDIDSSAETTKRNKSEAATSDQAQDLHLNGKPVSETDKRDVVELSREAEEVRTLQMRDREVRAHEAAHAAAGGAYAGSPTYSFERGPDGRIYATGGSVSIDLSPIPGDPMATLQKAQQVRSAALAPAEPSGQDMKVAQKALSMAAEARSEIARQRSDDMELSTSGGLDKENAEGDDNKFVAADSVSESPSQSSAGADAPSISHLSIYS
- a CDS encoding sigma-54 dependent transcriptional regulator, with the protein product MEHKANILLVDDEVDSCQALSRLLSQTGYNVEICPSGEQALELLKKQPFDLIISDLFLPGISGIDIIKQTKDDSPEIGIILITGKASAETAVEAMKEGALDYITKPFNFERLKIQVTKALEKNRLVLENKYLRQQLHGRYHFDNIIGTSQAMQQVFSRMGKVAGTDSTILILGASGTGKELVARAIHYNSPRKNKPFLAINCGAIPAELLESELFGHVKGSFTNAFTDKPGKFEVANGGTIFLDEIGNMPQQLQVKLLRVLQEHEFEAVGSTRKTHLNIRLISATNIDLEEHVKAGQFREDLYYRLNVIPIHLPPLKERRGDIPQLARFFADKICKEMNLPQIRIETEAIQALETYDWPGNVREMENIIERTIALTESLVIRCEDLPSNICKTLPSTAIGPPQITSRGVDMNQVIADIEREMIQQAMVLGKGVKARAAHLLKINRTTLVEKIKRLGIEN
- the typA gene encoding translational GTPase TypA, with translation MSEKIRNIAIIAHVDHGKTTLVDAMLVQSGVYREHQEITERVMDSNDLEKERGITILSKNLSVQHGGLKINIVDTPGHADFGGEVERILKMVDSVLLLVDAFDGPMPQTRFVLKKSLDLGIKPIVVINKIDRPGARPETVVDMVFDLFCELNANEDQLDFPIVYASAKFGIAKRHLEDESDNLEPLFEMISERVDPPSGDPSAPFQLLVTNIDYNKFIGRTATGKIVNGTVKAGETVARIDHAGKVKTGRISKLLGYQGLQQIELEEASAGDIVTIAGFDDLGISETLADAENPVALPYVAIDEPTLSMNFIVNNSPFAGQEGKWVTSRNIRERLMKELRTNVSLRVEDTDNTDTFKVSGRGELHLSILIENMRREGFELSVSKPEVIFREIDGERCEPIEYLSIDVPEEYQGTVIEKLGKRKAEMTSMQAMEGTNRIEFLIPARGLIGFRTEFMTDTRGTGVMNHSFHDYSPYKGLIEGRKNGVLIAMEAGETVAYSLFNLQDRGILFVGPNVKVYEGMIVGQHAKENDLVVNSCRGKKLTNVRASGSDEAVRITPPRIMSLEQALEYIADDELVEVTPKSIRLRKRYLDANERKKMEKKMR
- a CDS encoding shikimate kinase, coding for MPRHNIILTGFMGTGKTTLGRLLAKRIDYDFVDTDTLIEEQTGLSIAKLFETRGETAFRKLEADLVEDLALKEGQVLATGGGLVLNPHNVKVLAATGHIICLTAAPEDILARVSQQQNLRPLLSEKDPQTKINELLRQRDTVYKQFPQLSTSAQTLEQLIDKLLKLIDALPSPGAVSL
- a CDS encoding nucleoside-diphosphate sugar epimerase/dehydratase, whose translation is MKEIVYRNRLFVVFVMTSLILISSLLLAYAIRFDFAIPSEYWPRISSLIPAVLVIKLVILWQFGCFRGWWRYVSMPDLLQIVKATVFGSIVFVVYAVLIYRLDLIPRSVLILDGIFCFLAIGGIRFATRAFRENYLPVRQGTEIRQARALIVGAGDAGQLIAREIRSNPQLDLSILGFIDDDPVKKKGAFQGLTVLGSQADLNKIVKERGVDEVIIAIPSASGKVIKSIVERCRESKVKFKILPGVGELIDGRVSIQQVRDVDLKDLLGREAIFLDEAQINHYLQGKRVLVSGAGGSIGSEICRQVARFNPQKLVLFENAETPLFLIEQELIKKYPDLKIVPVIGDVRNHSRVKVIFGEQLPQVVFHAAAYKHVPMMENNPAEAVNNNISGTRLLADAADNIGVEKFVMVSTDKAVRPTNIMGTTKRVAEMYVQALNKRSKTSFVTTRFGNVLGSNGSVIPTFKQQIANGGPVTVTHPDVTRFFMTIPEATQLVLQAGSMGSGGEIFLFDMGEAVKIQFLAEELIRLSGLKPHEDIEIVYTGLRPGEKLYEELLLDEEGVLPTPHNKICIAQSTTVAYAELSAMIESLLESAKALDLPAVKEKLRQLVPEYCPAENKPTAKVIPLPATAMHQ